CCTTTTCTATCACTTCTTTCACGCTATGGCCTTGATTGTAGCCGACATTATAGATCTCGCTCTTATTTTTTTCTAAAAGGGTTTGATAGCTCGCTAAATGCGCGTTAGCCAAATCATCTACATGGATATAATCCCTAATGCAAGTGCCATCTCTTGTGGGGTAGTTAGTGCCAAAAATCCCCATTTTTTTCCTTTTCCCCACCGCGCATTCGCATGCGATTTTGATTAAATGCGTGGCGTTGAGCGTGCGTTGTCCTAGCGTGTAAGGCGTGGTATAATCATTGCGCATGCATGCCCCAGCCACATTGAAATAGCGCAAAATAACGCATTTAAAATCCGCTATTTTAGAAGTGTCCAACAAAATCCTTTCGCTCATCATTTTAGACGCTCCATAAGGATTAATGGGGTTTAAGGGGCTTTCTTCATTCAAGCTAAAATCAGATTCGCCATAAACCACGGCCGTGGAAGAAAAAATAAAACGCTTGATCGCATGTTTTAAACAAAGTTTGACAAGCTCTAAAGTGTTGAGCGTGTTATTGGTGTAGTATTCTAAAGGCAAGCGTGTGGATTCTTCTACTGAGATTTTAGCCCCAAAATGCAAAATGGCTTCAATGGGGTCTTTTAGCTGTTGCTTATTCAAAAAGGCGTCTAATTTGTGGGTTTCATTCAAATTCGCTTGAATAAAAGTAACCCTATTAGGGTAGTAACGCTCTAACGCTTTGATATGCTCTAAAAAACCGGTGCTTAAGTCATCTACAATAATGATGTTTTCTTTGGTTTTTTCTAAAAACGCCCTTGCGGTATGCGAGCCTATATACCCGCACGCCCCTGTGAATAATAATGCCATAAAACCCCTTTTGAAATGAAAAAATAACAACTATTATAACATCTTAATCCCATTTATTGTTTAAGGATTTTTTAAGAAAGTTTAACCTATAATTTCATCTTTATTGGCTTTTAAGGGCTTATAGCTCAGGTGGTTAGAGCGCACCCCTGATAAGGGTGAGGTCGGAGGTTCAACTCCTCCTAAGCCCACCATTTTTTTACAATCCTTGGGGAATTAGCTCAGCTGGGAGAGCGCCTGCTTTGCACGCAGGAGGTCAGCGGTTCGATCCCGCTATTCTCCACCATTGTTTTCTCCTTAAATTTTTTCTTTTTATCAGTCGTGTCTTGGTTGAGAAATCCTAAACGATTGGATCGTCCTTGTTTAACGCCGCAAGTCTTTTAACTCAAAGCTCCTTGATAAAAGATTGGGTTGGATTGGGATTTTTTATTTGCTTTGTTCTTTAAATGGTGCAAAATCTCTTTTGCTTTATAACTTTTCGCTTTCTAATTTCGCAAGCTTTTCAGCGTTCGCTTGTTTAGGGGGCTTAAAATTTTAGGGTTTTGGGTTTTTCAATGGTTGTAAGCGTGTTGTTACTAAATTGTGGGTTTTGAGCGCTTGATTCTTTCTTTATTGGCTCAATTCAAGCCTTTCGTTAGAGCGTGGAAAAAATGTTAGAAACCCTTACAAAACAAGCTAATATATTCTATTCAATTTATTTCAAGGACAAACAAACATGAAAAAATTTCTTTATACCCTACTTGTGCTTCTTTTAATCGGCCTTTTAACGGCCTATCTTATCCTTTTTACAGAATGGGGGAATAAGATCATCGCTTCGTATATAGAGAAAAAAATCAACCCGAACGAGCACTACTTGAGCGTTAAAACCTTTAAATTGAGATTCAACTCTTTAGACTTTGAAGCTCAAGCCAACGATGATTCCACGCTCATTCTTAAGGGGGATTTCTCGCTTTTAAAGCAAAGCGTAAATTTGAATTACCATATAGACATTAAAAATTTACACTCTTTCAAAGAATGGATACCCTACCCTTTAAGGGGGGCTATTGTTACTTCTGGGAATATTAAAGGGCATAGAAAAGCCCTTATAGTTCAAGGCGTCTCTAATGTCGCTCAATCCCACACTGCCTACAACGCCCTTTTAGATGATTTCAAACTTTCTCATTTAAGCTTGAACGCAAAAGACGCCAATTTAGAAGATTTGCTTTATTTACTCAACCGCCCCGCTTATGCGAGTGCAAGAGTGTCCTTACAGGCGGATTTTAACTCTCTAAAGCCTTTAGAAGGGCATTTGATCCTAACAGCTAATAACGCTTTAATCAATAACGCCCTAATCAATCAAATTTTTCATTTAAACCTTAAAGACACGCTCGTTTTCAACCTCTCGCACTCAAGCGATTTTAAAGAAAACAAAGCCATCAGCGATACCACCCTAACTAGCCCTTTAGTTAATTTCAAAGCCCTAAAAAGCGAATATCTTTTCTCTGTTTTAAAACTCAACGCCCCCTACACTTTAGAAATACCCAACCTAGCCAAACTCCAAAACATTACCAACCACCCCTTAAAAGGGAGCTTGACTTTAAAAGGCGCTATAGAGCAAAGCCCCAAACTTTTAAAAGTCAGCGGCCATTCAAATTTACTAGACGGCGCTCTGGATTTCACGCTTTTAAATAAAAATTTGAAAGCCCATTTTTCCAATATTTCCACTTTAAAAGTCCTAGATTTATTCCATTACCCTAAATTTTTCCAATCCATTGCAGACGCTAACTTGGATTATGATTTTATCGCTAAGCAAGGCGTATTGAAAGCCCGCCTAAAAAATGCAAGATTCCTCAAAAATGCATTCAGCGACTTCCTCTACTCCATTTCCAAATTTGATATTACTAAAGAAATTTATAACGATGCCAATCTGGTAAGCCAAATCAACCAGCAACGCCTGCTCTCTGATTTGAGTTTAAAAAGCCCTAAAACCCAATTGAAAATCCATAACGGCTTATTGGATTTAAACACCAAGCAAATGGACATGCTCATGGATGCAGAAATTTTAAAATTCGTTTTTAAAATGAAACTTCAAGGCAACATGCACCAGCCAAAATTTTCCCTCATTTTAAATGAGAAAGCCATTCAGCAAAACTTGCAACAAGGCTTGAAAGAAATCTTAAAAAACGACACCCTTAAAAAAGGTTTAGACCATTTGCTTAAAGATGATAAGCTCAAAGAAAAGCTTGAAAAAGGGCTTAAGGGGCTTTTTTAAAATTTTAAAGGATAGAAAATGGCGCACATTTTAGTTAGCGGGGCGACTTCAGGGTTTGGGTTAGAAATCGCTAAGGCGTTTTTACAAAAAAACCATGTGGTTTTTGGCACAGGGAGGCGGCAAGAGAATTTACAAAAATTGCAGCTCGCTTATCCCAAGCGTTTCATTCCCCTGTGTTTTGATCTTAAGAACAAGCTTGAAACTAAGCGAGCGCTAGAAACTATTTTCTCCATGACGGATCGCATTGACGCTTTAATCAATAACGCCGGCTTAGCGCTAGGCTTGAACAAGGCTTATGAATGCGAGTTAGACGACTGGGAAATCATGATAGACACGAATATCAAGGGGTTGTTGCATCTCACCCGTTTGATCTTGCCCTCTATGATAGAGCATGACCAAGGGACTATCATCAATCTTGGCTCTATCGCTGGCACTTACCCCTATCCTGGTGGGAATGTCTATGGAGCGAGCAAGGCGTTTGTGAAGCAATTTTCTTTAAATTTGCGAGCGGATTTAGCTGGCACTAACATTAGAGTGAGCAATGTTGAACCCGGTTTGTGCGGCGAAACCGAATTCAGCATGGTACGCTTTAAGGGCGATAAAATCAAAGCCCAATCCGTCTATGAAAACACCCTTTACCTCAAACCACAAGATATTGCTAACATCGTGCTATGGATTTACGAACAACCCCTACATGTCAATATCAACCGCATAGAAATCATGCCCATAAGCCAAACTTTCGCTCCCCTACCCACCCATAAAAGCCCTTAAGGGGTTTTAAATAAAGGCTTTGTTTTAGTTAAATACTTAAGGTTTTTTAAAACTTTAACGACTCTTTAAGTTTTAAAAAAAAAGAATTTTGGTTGCTTTATTTTAAGCTCATTATCTTAAGGGGATAGGAAGTATTTTGAAATTATTCTCCCCTACTCCCCTAAAACCTCCTTTTAAAATCCCCTAACCCCCTAAAATTTCGCTTTTTAAAGCCGTTTGATCAAGCCTTATTAAACTAAACTTTGATCTTAAGCTGCTTGAGGATATCGCACGCCCCTTTAGCACCTAATTTACAGCCTTTTTTAAAGTTTTCTATGGCTTGCTTTTCATTCCTTGTTACGCCCTCGCCATTGTATTGCATAGCCCCTAAATTGAAACACCCTCCGCCATTTTCCAATTCGCATGCCTTAGAATAACGAGCGAGAGCCTCTTTAAAATTCTTTACCACGCCTTCGCCATGATGATACATGTTCCCTGCGTTAAAGCACCCTGGGCTGTCTTTTAAATCGCAAGCTTTGTCATACGAAGCGAGCGCCTTTTTCAAATCTTTAGGCGTGCCTCTGCCTGCATCATACAAGCTCCCTAATATCGTGCAGCCATCGCCATCGTTTAAATCGCACGCTTTAGTGAAATATTCCACCGCTTTTTTAAAATCCCTAGTTACCACTTTACCATCATGATAAATCCCCCCCAAGCTCGCGCACCCTTCAGCGTATTTCAAATCGCACGCTTTAGAGTAGTATTGTAGGGCTTTATTGGTGTTTTGGGACACGCCTTGCCCACTGTAATATAAATTCCCCAATAGATGACACCCATTGCTGTAATTCAAATCGCAAGCTTTAGCGTAAAAAGAGGCGGCTTTTTTCAAGTTCTTTTCCACCCCTTGCCCTTGATAATAAAGCACCCCTAAATTAAAACACCCGCTATTTTCTTTCAGATCGCAAGCTTTTTCAAAATATTTCTTCGCTTGAGAAAAATCTCGCTCTTTGTAGCTCTTTGCCCCCAAACCCACAAGCTCTTTAGGGTCTTGCTCTGCCATTAACCCCCCTAAACACAACGCACCCAAACACAAAACCCTAAAAAAGGACTTTTTGACATTTTCTAACATGATGTATCTCCTTATTAAAAATTTTATTATAGTATTATTAAGCAAATACAAAACGCCATGATCTCTTTGTTATCTTAAAGCTAACGCCCGCTTGCAAATTTCTGTGATTTTATCCCACTCTTTGTTTTGAATTAAATCTTTAGGAGTAAGCCAGCTCCCCCCCACGCACAAAACATTTTCTAAATTCAAATAAGAACGCATGTTATCTGCGCTAATCCCCCCAGTAGGGCAAAATTTCACCCCTTTAAAAGGGCCATTAAAAGCGTTTAAAAGTTTAACGCCTCCGCAATACTCTGCCGGGAAAAATTTCAAAGCGCTATAGCCCCATTCTAAGGCTTGCATGACTTCACTGCTACTAGAAACCCCAGGTATTAAAGGCATGCCTTTTTTCTTTGCGTGTTCTAAAAGCTCTATCGTAAGGCCCGGGCTAATCAAAAACTCTGCCCCCCTATTTTGCGCTTGCTCTAATTGAGTAAGATTTAAGATCGTGCCAGCGCCCACGCGCATTTTTGGCACATTCTTAGCAATAAGCTCTATGGCCTCTAAAGCGCAACTGGATCGCAAAGTTACTTCTATGATTGGAATACCCCCCTCTATCAGGCTTTGCGCTAAAGGCACAGCGTCTTTTATATTCTCAATCACCACCACAGGGACAATGGGGCTGATTTGTAAAATTTCTATTATTTTATCTTGCATTTTATCTCCTTTATATTTTTATACCTTTATGCCAAAACTCATGCC
This DNA window, taken from Helicobacter pylori, encodes the following:
- the galE gene encoding UDP-glucose 4-epimerase GalE encodes the protein MALLFTGACGYIGSHTARAFLEKTKENIIIVDDLSTGFLEHIKALERYYPNRVTFIQANLNETHKLDAFLNKQQLKDPIEAILHFGAKISVEESTRLPLEYYTNNTLNTLELVKLCLKHAIKRFIFSSTAVVYGESDFSLNEESPLNPINPYGASKMMSERILLDTSKIADFKCVILRYFNVAGACMRNDYTTPYTLGQRTLNATHLIKIACECAVGKRKKMGIFGTNYPTRDGTCIRDYIHVDDLANAHLASYQTLLEKNKSEIYNVGYNQGHSVKEVIEKVKEISSNDFLVEILDKRQGDPASLIANNAKILQNTPFKPLYNNLDTIIKSALDWEEHLLSFQ
- a CDS encoding SDR family oxidoreductase, whose product is MAHILVSGATSGFGLEIAKAFLQKNHVVFGTGRRQENLQKLQLAYPKRFIPLCFDLKNKLETKRALETIFSMTDRIDALINNAGLALGLNKAYECELDDWEIMIDTNIKGLLHLTRLILPSMIEHDQGTIINLGSIAGTYPYPGGNVYGASKAFVKQFSLNLRADLAGTNIRVSNVEPGLCGETEFSMVRFKGDKIKAQSVYENTLYLKPQDIANIVLWIYEQPLHVNINRIEIMPISQTFAPLPTHKSP
- the hcpC gene encoding Sel1-like repeat protein HcpC encodes the protein MLENVKKSFFRVLCLGALCLGGLMAEQDPKELVGLGAKSYKERDFSQAKKYFEKACDLKENSGCFNLGVLYYQGQGVEKNLKKAASFYAKACDLNYSNGCHLLGNLYYSGQGVSQNTNKALQYYSKACDLKYAEGCASLGGIYHDGKVVTRDFKKAVEYFTKACDLNDGDGCTILGSLYDAGRGTPKDLKKALASYDKACDLKDSPGCFNAGNMYHHGEGVVKNFKEALARYSKACELENGGGCFNLGAMQYNGEGVTRNEKQAIENFKKGCKLGAKGACDILKQLKIKV
- a CDS encoding bifunctional 4-hydroxy-2-oxoglutarate aldolase/2-dehydro-3-deoxy-phosphogluconate aldolase — encoded protein: MQDKIIEILQISPIVPVVVIENIKDAVPLAQSLIEGGIPIIEVTLRSSCALEAIELIAKNVPKMRVGAGTILNLTQLEQAQNRGAEFLISPGLTIELLEHAKKKGMPLIPGVSSSSEVMQALEWGYSALKFFPAEYCGGVKLLNAFNGPFKGVKFCPTGGISADNMRSYLNLENVLCVGGSWLTPKDLIQNKEWDKITEICKRALALR